One window from the genome of Streptomyces cadmiisoli encodes:
- the metK gene encoding methionine adenosyltransferase, producing MSRRLFTSESVTEGHPDKIADQISDTILDALLREDPTSRVAVETLITTGLVHVAGEVTTKAYAPIPQLVREKILDIGYDSSKKGFDGASCGVSVSIGAQSPDIAQGVDTAYESRVEGDEDELDRQGAGDQGLMFGYASDETPTLMPLPIFLAHRLSKRLSDVRKNGTIPYLRPDGKTQVTIEYDGDKAVRLDTVVVSSQHASDIDLDSLLAPDIREFVVEPELKALLDDGIKLDTEGYRLLVNPTGRFEIGGPMGDAGLTGRKIIIDTYGGMARHGGGAFSGKDPSKVDRSAAYAMRWVAKNVVAAGLASRCEVQVAYAIGKAEPVGLFVETFGTHKVETEKIEKAIEEVFDLRPAAIIRDLDLLRPIYAQTAAYGHFGRELPDFTWERTDRVDALRAAAGL from the coding sequence GTGTCCCGTCGCCTGTTCACCTCGGAGTCCGTGACCGAAGGTCACCCCGACAAGATCGCTGACCAGATCAGCGACACCATTCTCGACGCGCTTCTGCGCGAGGACCCGACCTCCCGGGTCGCCGTCGAAACCCTGATCACCACCGGTCTGGTGCACGTGGCCGGCGAGGTCACGACCAAGGCCTACGCGCCGATCCCGCAGCTGGTCCGGGAGAAGATCCTCGACATCGGCTACGACTCGTCGAAGAAGGGCTTCGACGGCGCGTCCTGCGGTGTCTCGGTCTCGATCGGCGCGCAGTCCCCGGACATCGCGCAGGGTGTGGACACGGCGTACGAGTCGCGCGTCGAGGGCGACGAGGACGAGCTCGACCGGCAGGGCGCCGGTGACCAGGGCCTGATGTTCGGCTACGCCTCGGACGAGACGCCGACCCTGATGCCGCTGCCGATCTTCCTGGCGCACCGGCTGTCGAAGCGCCTGTCCGACGTGCGCAAGAACGGCACCATCCCCTACCTCCGCCCCGACGGCAAGACCCAGGTCACCATCGAGTACGACGGCGACAAGGCGGTCCGCCTCGACACCGTGGTGGTCTCCTCGCAGCACGCGAGCGACATCGACCTGGACTCCCTCCTCGCCCCCGACATCCGCGAGTTCGTGGTCGAGCCGGAGCTCAAGGCGCTCCTCGACGACGGCATCAAGCTGGACACCGAGGGCTACCGCCTGCTGGTCAACCCCACCGGCCGTTTCGAGATCGGCGGCCCGATGGGTGACGCCGGTCTCACCGGCCGCAAGATCATCATCGACACGTACGGCGGCATGGCCCGCCACGGCGGCGGCGCCTTCTCCGGCAAGGACCCGTCCAAGGTGGACCGCTCGGCCGCGTACGCGATGCGCTGGGTCGCGAAGAACGTGGTCGCCGCGGGCCTGGCCTCCCGCTGCGAGGTGCAGGTCGCGTACGCCATCGGCAAGGCCGAGCCCGTGGGCCTGTTCGTCGAGACCTTCGGCACGCACAAGGTCGAGACCGAGAAGATCGAGAAGGCGATCGAAGAGGTCTTCGACCTCCGCCCGGCCGCCATCATCCGCGACCTCGACCTGCTCCGTCCGATCTACGCCCAGACCGCCGCGTACGGTCACTTCGGCCGTGAGCTGCCCGACTTCACCTGGGAGCGCACGGACCGCGTGGACGCGCTGCGCGCCGCCGCGGGGCTGTAA